A genomic stretch from Mycobacterium cookii includes:
- a CDS encoding TetR/AcrR family transcriptional regulator: MTQPATRRRDKLAPDPDVRRAILAAASKSVREQGVRGLSIAAVLDRAQLSTRAFYRHFDSKDELVAAVFLDMARVEMRRLRRKIAKAATPVEAVAAWIDGRLDLAFDDNIKSDLRQLSMEAQSQMFASPELIQPAYAQMLEPLIEQLQRGLDDGSFHGIDPATDAQSIQGVVWACTERHWATSDCQRNEIRRTAFQFCLRGLGVAPETVTQLTRLT, translated from the coding sequence ATGACCCAGCCCGCGACGCGGCGACGGGACAAACTTGCCCCCGATCCTGACGTGCGGCGCGCGATTCTGGCCGCCGCATCGAAATCTGTTCGTGAGCAAGGTGTTCGAGGACTCAGTATCGCCGCGGTTCTTGATCGCGCACAATTGAGCACCCGAGCGTTCTACCGGCACTTCGACTCCAAAGACGAGTTGGTTGCCGCGGTCTTCCTGGATATGGCGCGCGTGGAAATGCGACGGCTCAGAAGAAAGATTGCGAAGGCCGCCACGCCGGTCGAAGCGGTCGCGGCGTGGATCGACGGCCGACTGGACTTGGCCTTCGACGACAACATCAAATCCGATCTGCGTCAGCTGTCGATGGAAGCCCAGTCGCAGATGTTCGCCTCCCCCGAGCTGATCCAGCCGGCCTACGCCCAAATGCTCGAGCCGCTTATCGAACAGCTGCAACGCGGCCTCGACGATGGCTCCTTCCACGGCATCGATCCGGCGACCGACGCTCAGTCGATCCAGGGTGTGGTGTGGGCGTGCACCGAACGACACTGGGCGACAAGCGATTGCCAACGCAACGAGATTCGCCGTACCGCGTTCCAATTCTGCCTGCGCGGTCTCGGCGTGGCGCCCGAAACCGTCACACAACTCACTCGACTCACCTGA
- a CDS encoding SDR family NAD(P)-dependent oxidoreductase, translating to MDLGFTGSNAVVTGGSKGMGLAIAECLAAEGANVAVMARGRSALDAAVDALRAAGAPDAMGISVDMTDAASIADGFAAVSERWGSLNSLVHTIGPGDGYFEQMEDADWDAAFALGTMSGVRSIRAALPMLRAAEWARIVTLSAHSIQRQNPRIVAYTAAKAALSSITKNLSKSLAKDGILVNCVCPGTIVTASFTENLKDILAADGLDATDPRDVMTWIDNNFHQPCDLGRAGLPEEVASLTAYLASKRNGYVTGATVNVDGGSDFI from the coding sequence GTGGACCTGGGTTTCACCGGATCGAATGCCGTCGTCACTGGCGGCAGCAAGGGTATGGGGCTGGCCATCGCAGAATGCCTTGCCGCCGAAGGAGCCAACGTTGCCGTGATGGCCCGCGGCAGAAGCGCGCTCGATGCCGCGGTGGATGCGCTTCGGGCCGCCGGAGCCCCGGACGCGATGGGGATCAGCGTCGACATGACTGATGCGGCGTCCATCGCCGACGGCTTCGCCGCCGTGTCCGAACGCTGGGGATCGCTGAACAGCCTGGTGCACACCATCGGTCCCGGCGACGGCTATTTCGAGCAGATGGAGGATGCCGACTGGGACGCCGCGTTCGCGCTGGGCACCATGTCCGGCGTGCGCTCGATTCGCGCCGCGCTGCCCATGCTGCGCGCCGCGGAATGGGCCCGAATCGTCACCCTGTCCGCGCATTCCATCCAGCGACAGAACCCTCGCATCGTCGCCTACACCGCTGCCAAAGCAGCGCTATCCAGCATCACCAAGAACCTGTCGAAAAGCCTTGCCAAAGATGGCATCCTGGTGAACTGCGTCTGCCCCGGCACCATCGTCACGGCCAGTTTCACCGAAAACCTCAAAGACATTCTCGCTGCCGACGGCCTGGACGCCACCGACCCGCGTGACGTGATGACCTGGATCGACAACAACTTTCATCAGCCGTGCGACCTCGGCCGCGCCGGCCTGCCCGAGGAGGTCGCCTCGCTCACCGCGTACCTGGCGTCGAAACGAAACGGCTACGTGACCGGCGCGACGGTGAACGTCGACGGCGGTTCGGACTTCATCTGA
- a CDS encoding sulfotransferase family protein — translation MTFSADELEDGARAATGLDDFGSPYYREGLERTVESLNTEAELSEMGGVIQHATISNALIQRLKVEATYAEHPEIDEEVVGGPVFVIGLPRTGTTALSQLVAADPQFRSLRMWESQAPTPPPEAATQHDDPRIAQAEAGLQMLNDMFPLMKTLYNSEPTAPTECQDLMGMSFRTFHFDGVVRVPGYLAWLMDCDMVETYTFHRRVLKLLQWHCPPVLWHLKTPVHMFALDALVEAYPNAKFMWSHRDPAKVMGSVCSLIRYVRSWSSDRDDPEELGAEQLDSWAEATRRAMNFRKRFGDQRFADVSFADLQTDPIKALATAYDRLGLTFSDDTERSVEQWARGHEPGSRGAHDYDLAEYGLTPDGVRERFAEYLRTYDATA, via the coding sequence GTGACGTTCTCAGCAGACGAACTCGAAGACGGGGCCCGCGCCGCAACCGGTCTGGACGATTTCGGGTCACCCTACTACCGGGAAGGACTCGAGCGCACCGTCGAGTCGCTGAACACCGAAGCCGAACTGTCCGAGATGGGCGGGGTCATTCAGCACGCGACCATCAGCAACGCACTGATTCAGCGACTCAAGGTCGAAGCGACCTACGCCGAGCACCCCGAAATCGACGAAGAAGTGGTCGGTGGCCCGGTCTTCGTCATCGGACTCCCCCGCACCGGAACCACCGCGCTGAGCCAGCTGGTGGCCGCCGATCCGCAGTTCAGGTCGTTGCGAATGTGGGAATCGCAAGCGCCGACACCGCCCCCGGAGGCCGCGACTCAGCACGACGATCCCCGGATCGCGCAGGCCGAAGCAGGCCTGCAGATGCTGAACGATATGTTCCCGCTGATGAAGACGCTGTACAACTCCGAGCCGACGGCTCCGACCGAATGCCAGGATCTGATGGGCATGAGTTTTCGGACTTTCCATTTCGACGGCGTCGTGCGAGTCCCGGGTTACCTTGCCTGGCTGATGGATTGCGATATGGTTGAGACCTACACCTTTCATCGTCGCGTCCTGAAACTTCTGCAGTGGCACTGCCCGCCCGTGCTGTGGCACCTGAAGACCCCGGTGCACATGTTCGCGCTCGACGCGCTTGTGGAGGCCTACCCGAACGCGAAATTCATGTGGAGTCACCGTGATCCGGCCAAAGTGATGGGTTCGGTGTGCAGCCTGATCCGATACGTCCGCAGCTGGAGCAGCGACCGCGACGACCCCGAGGAGCTCGGCGCCGAGCAACTGGACAGCTGGGCCGAAGCCACCCGGCGTGCGATGAACTTCCGGAAACGCTTCGGCGACCAGCGATTCGCCGATGTCTCGTTCGCCGACTTGCAGACCGATCCGATCAAGGCCTTGGCGACCGCATATGACCGGCTGGGCCTGACGTTCAGCGATGACACCGAACGGTCGGTCGAGCAGTGGGCCCGCGGCCACGAACCGGGCTCTCGGGGCGCACACGATTACGACCTGGCCGAGTACGGTCTGACCCCCGACGGTGTTCGCGAACGATTCGCGGAATACCTGCGAACCTACGACGCGACCGCATGA
- a CDS encoding DUF1214 domain-containing protein, protein MSAGQGPLAWLPHSIAEASLTGEDVDPAQAWSHLMSRLESAAEIVHNDQVTRNRIDLAAGMRHLLVLLAAGIDEALRFDADPILSVQRTSTDDIVSWGMECPDCLYTRAALRGGESYRLFGNRGTARYVGLQTMNGIASTANELVDELDIDKDGNFEVILSAAQHDGNWMRIDGDHPTLTVRHFFYDWDTEQPSSLQIERVGPPVAAEKPTVALDASVPRQLVALGDFVHDNLQFFLQFGGAPPANGFLPPIDRTAMGAAAENKPVIGRWELAPDEALILEVEPPQGVYWSYSLGNPWWETIHYGRHQSSLNAHQAAVDSDGRVRVVLSERDPGIANWLDTAGYSNGAMILRCVRTETAPTPQVRLVSFDDLGSELPADTTRITPDERSAVLERRRRAVHERFRV, encoded by the coding sequence GTGAGCGCTGGACAGGGTCCGCTAGCGTGGTTGCCGCACTCGATCGCCGAGGCGTCGCTGACCGGCGAGGACGTCGACCCAGCTCAGGCGTGGTCGCATCTGATGAGCCGGCTCGAGAGTGCAGCCGAGATCGTCCACAACGATCAGGTGACTCGGAATCGGATTGACCTCGCGGCCGGGATGCGGCACCTCCTGGTGCTGCTCGCGGCCGGTATCGACGAGGCGTTGCGGTTCGACGCCGATCCCATCCTGTCCGTTCAGCGCACCAGCACGGACGACATCGTCAGTTGGGGAATGGAATGCCCGGACTGTCTGTACACCCGCGCCGCGTTGCGGGGCGGTGAGAGCTACCGGTTATTCGGCAACCGGGGCACCGCCCGATACGTCGGATTGCAGACGATGAACGGTATCGCCTCCACCGCAAACGAATTGGTCGACGAGCTGGACATCGACAAGGACGGCAACTTTGAAGTCATCTTGTCCGCCGCGCAACACGACGGAAACTGGATGCGGATCGACGGCGATCACCCGACGCTGACGGTGCGACATTTCTTCTACGACTGGGACACCGAGCAACCGTCATCGCTGCAGATCGAACGAGTCGGCCCGCCGGTCGCCGCTGAAAAGCCAACCGTCGCATTGGATGCCTCGGTGCCGCGGCAACTGGTCGCACTGGGTGATTTCGTCCACGACAACCTGCAGTTCTTTCTGCAGTTCGGCGGCGCACCGCCGGCCAACGGATTCCTGCCCCCGATCGACCGCACCGCGATGGGCGCCGCCGCCGAGAACAAGCCGGTGATCGGCCGGTGGGAGCTCGCTCCTGACGAGGCGCTGATCCTCGAAGTCGAACCACCGCAAGGGGTTTACTGGAGCTATTCGCTCGGCAACCCGTGGTGGGAGACGATCCACTACGGTCGTCATCAATCCAGCCTCAATGCGCATCAAGCCGCTGTCGACTCCGACGGGCGGGTGCGGGTGGTGCTCAGCGAGCGCGACCCCGGAATCGCGAACTGGCTCGACACCGCGGGCTACAGCAACGGCGCGATGATCTTGCGCTGCGTGCGCACCGAGACCGCGCCGACCCCGCAAGTCCGGCTGGTCTCGTTCGACGACCTGGGGTCGGAGCTGCCCGCTGACACCACGCGGATCACCCCCGACGAGCGGTCCGCCGTGCTCGAACGACGTCGGCGTGCCGTACACGAAAGGTTCAGAGTGTGA
- a CDS encoding MMPL family transporter, whose protein sequence is MLHRVATLAIAAPRRVLVVAALVMVAAAVFGAPVAKSLSAGGFQDPSAESSRATGLLADKFGRGEVQLLFMVTAPGGVHGAAARAAGMDIVNRIKGGRYAVDVVSPWTAPPQAVADLVSKDGRSGLVVAGIVGGEKEGPARAQALADGVAQSVLPRHRDVTVLAGGPGMVYSQINSQTERDLLVMESIALPVSFVVLVWVFGGLLAAALPVMVGGLAIVSSLSVLRLIATTTDVSIFALSLSSALGLALAIDYTLLIVSRYRDEIAEGAELDQALIQTMQTAGRTVMFSATTVALSIAAMVLFPMYFLKSFAYAGVATVALCALAALIVTPAAIVLLGPRLDALDVRRGIRRLQHRDEPPGRPVTQFFWYRWAKSVMRRSMVIGLAGSAVLLVLGLPFLGIKWGFPDDRVLPGSSSARQVGDRVREGFTDNSATAVTIVLPDARGLTPADVERYAARLSGVADVSSVSAPTGTFAAGNKIGPPTAPAGASDGSAFLTVGSNVPLFSTLSETQLDHLREVGAPDGRAVELTGLAQINRDSVDAVTSRLPLVLIVIAAVTLVLLFLLTGSVVLPVKAVILNVLSLTAAFGALVWIFQDGHLGALGTTPTGTLVANMPVLLFCIAFGLSMDYEVFLISRIREFWLASERTRADNDESVALGVAYTGRVVTTAALVMLISFTALIAAQVSFMRMFGVGLTLAVFVDATLVRMILVPACMHILGRWNWWAPAPLARLHRRIGISESVSRA, encoded by the coding sequence GTGCTGCATCGGGTCGCAACGCTAGCCATCGCCGCGCCGCGCCGCGTTCTTGTCGTCGCCGCGTTGGTGATGGTCGCCGCCGCAGTCTTTGGTGCGCCGGTCGCGAAGAGCTTGTCGGCGGGCGGGTTTCAGGATCCGTCCGCCGAGTCGTCGCGTGCCACGGGGCTGCTCGCCGATAAGTTCGGTCGGGGCGAAGTGCAATTGCTGTTCATGGTCACTGCGCCCGGCGGCGTTCATGGGGCGGCTGCCCGGGCTGCGGGGATGGACATCGTGAACCGGATCAAGGGCGGGCGGTACGCGGTCGATGTGGTGTCGCCATGGACAGCGCCACCGCAGGCTGTCGCCGATCTGGTCAGCAAGGACGGCCGATCAGGGCTGGTCGTCGCGGGCATAGTCGGTGGTGAGAAAGAGGGCCCTGCGCGCGCGCAAGCTCTCGCTGATGGGGTGGCGCAGTCTGTGCTGCCCAGACATCGCGATGTGACGGTGTTAGCGGGCGGGCCGGGGATGGTGTACTCGCAGATCAACTCACAGACCGAGCGGGATCTGCTGGTCATGGAGTCGATTGCGCTTCCGGTCAGTTTCGTGGTGCTGGTGTGGGTCTTCGGGGGTCTGCTGGCGGCGGCGCTGCCGGTGATGGTGGGTGGGTTGGCGATTGTCAGCTCGTTATCGGTTCTACGTCTGATCGCGACGACCACCGATGTGTCGATTTTCGCCCTGAGCTTGTCCAGCGCTTTGGGTCTGGCGTTGGCCATTGACTACACACTGCTGATCGTCAGCCGCTACCGCGATGAAATCGCGGAGGGCGCCGAGCTAGATCAGGCGCTGATCCAGACGATGCAGACCGCGGGGCGCACCGTGATGTTTTCGGCCACGACAGTGGCGCTGTCGATCGCAGCCATGGTGTTGTTCCCGATGTACTTCCTCAAATCGTTCGCCTACGCCGGCGTCGCGACCGTGGCGTTATGCGCGTTGGCCGCGCTTATCGTCACGCCGGCAGCCATCGTGTTGCTTGGCCCCCGGCTGGACGCCCTCGACGTCCGCCGTGGGATACGTCGGCTGCAGCACCGCGACGAACCACCGGGAAGACCGGTGACGCAATTCTTCTGGTACCGATGGGCGAAGTCGGTGATGCGGCGCTCGATGGTGATCGGCCTGGCCGGCTCGGCGGTTCTGCTCGTGCTCGGTCTGCCCTTCCTGGGAATCAAGTGGGGATTCCCCGACGATCGTGTCCTACCGGGCTCTTCTTCTGCGCGTCAGGTTGGCGATCGGGTGCGCGAGGGCTTCACCGACAACTCCGCAACAGCAGTGACGATTGTGCTACCCGACGCTAGGGGTCTGACTCCGGCCGATGTGGAGCGCTACGCGGCCAGACTGTCGGGAGTCGCCGACGTCTCGTCGGTCAGCGCGCCGACGGGCACCTTTGCCGCCGGGAACAAGATCGGCCCACCGACGGCACCCGCCGGAGCCAGCGACGGCAGCGCGTTTCTCACGGTCGGCAGCAACGTGCCGTTGTTCTCGACGTTGTCGGAGACTCAGCTGGATCATCTGCGTGAGGTTGGTGCGCCGGACGGTCGTGCCGTCGAACTCACCGGCCTGGCTCAGATCAACCGCGACAGCGTCGACGCCGTCACTTCGCGCCTGCCGCTGGTGCTGATCGTCATCGCTGCCGTGACATTGGTGTTGCTGTTTCTGCTGACGGGCAGTGTGGTCCTACCCGTCAAAGCCGTGATCCTCAATGTGCTTTCGCTGACGGCTGCATTCGGCGCGCTGGTGTGGATCTTTCAGGACGGCCATCTGGGCGCGTTGGGAACCACACCCACAGGCACGCTGGTCGCCAACATGCCAGTGCTGCTGTTTTGCATCGCGTTCGGACTGTCCATGGACTACGAGGTGTTCCTGATCTCACGGATCCGCGAATTCTGGCTGGCGAGCGAACGCACCCGCGCCGACAACGACGAGAGCGTGGCACTCGGTGTGGCCTACACCGGGCGTGTCGTCACAACCGCGGCCCTGGTCATGTTGATCTCGTTCACCGCGCTGATCGCCGCGCAGGTCTCCTTCATGCGCATGTTCGGGGTGGGCCTGACCCTGGCTGTCTTCGTCGACGCGACCTTGGTCCGGATGATTCTGGTACCGGCTTGCATGCACATCCTCGGCCGATGGAACTGGTGGGCACCCGCACCCTTGGCGCGCCTGCACCGGCGCATCGGCATCAGCGAATCCGTCTCGCGGGCATGA